The nucleotide sequence ACCGCGCGGCGGATGCGCAGCTGGAGGAACTCCTCGGCCCCGACATCCTCGCGCTCCTCCGTCGCGGGTCCGTCGTCACGTCGCCGCGGACCTCGCAGATCGGCGCCGTGCTCGACCGCCTCGAACAGCTCGTGCCTCAACACACTCTGTCCGTCACTCGCATGCCCACCACCCACTCGCCCGAGGAGCCGACCCGTGCCCGCTGACCACCGCACCGCATCCACCACCGCATCCACGTCAGCCGCATCCCAGTCAATGCCGGTCGACGAGGTCGCCCGTCTCGGCGCGGCCGTGCTCGACCGGGTCGGGAGCGTCGTGGTCGGGATGCGCGAACCGCTGCGGATCGCCTTCGCCACGATCCTGGCGGGCGGCCACGTGCTGTTCGAAGACGTCCCCGGCCTCGGCAAGACCCTCGCCGCCCGGAGCATCGCGGCCGCCGTCGGGCTGGACTTCCGTCGCCTCCAGTGCACGCCCGACCTGCTGCCGTCCGACATCACCGGGTCGTTCGTGTATGTGCCGAGCAGCGGCGACTTCGAGTTCCGTCCCGGTCCGGTGTTCACCGGGCTGTTCCTCGCCGACGAGATCAACCGCACGTCGCCCAAGACGCAGTCCGCGCTGCTGGAGGCCATGGCGGAGGGGCAGGTGTCGGTCGAGGGCCGCAGCTTCCCGCTCCCGTCACCCTTCCACGTCGTCGCGACGGCCAACCCGATCGAGTCGGAGGGCACGTACGCGCTTCCCGAGGCGCAGCTCGACCGGTTCATGGTGCGGCTCGGCGTCGGCTACCCGGACGAGGCGGGGGAGTCGCGCGTCCTGCTCTCCCGTGTGGCACGACGGCATGAGGTCGCCACGGTCGAGGCGGTCATCGACGCGGCGACGCTCGCGGCCATGCAGGCGGGGGTCGAGGCGGTGGATGTGGATGCGGACATCGCCGCGTACTGCGTCCGCCTCGCCGCGGCCACCCGCCGGCACCGCTCCGTCGAGGTCGGGGCGTCCCCACGCGGGTCGCAGGGCCTCCTGCTCGTCGCGCGAGCCCTCGCCGTGCTCGACGGGCGCGACTTCGTCATCCCCGACGATGTGAAGGCCGTGGCCGTCCCGGTGCTCGCCCACAGGCTTACGCTCACGGTGCAGGCGTGGACGGGCGGCGTTCGTGCGGAGCAGGTCGTCCTGGAGGTGGTCAACACCGTGCCCGGACCGCCGGCCGTCGGGACGGCCCAGCGCGCGGGGGCGGAGGCCTCCGCGTGACGGGCCGCACCCGGAGCGCGAGTTTCCGATGACCGAGCGAGCCGTCACCGTCACACGGACCGGGTGGATGCCCAGCCCGGCGCTGGCGGGCGCGATCGTGGTCGGAGTGATCGGCGTGGTCGCCGCCTTCGTCATGTCCCGGCTCGAACCGGCGCTGATCGGCATCCCGCTGCTGCTCTCCGCCGCGTTGGGCTGGGACCGCAGGCCGGCCGCGTCCGTCGACCCGGTCGAGATCAGCACGGCTGTGACTGTTGAGGAGGCCGCCCACAACGGCGACGGCGACGCGACCCTCGGCATCCACGTCGCGGCGTCTGCCACCCAAGGGCGCGGAACCCAGCGCCCCGACGCCCTGCACCTCCGCCTGGGCTTGGGCGCCGCCGCGCCCGTCGAGGCCGTCGTCACCCCGCGAACGGCCGCGGACCTCCGCAGCGAGGTGCCCATCGTGCACTCCGGTCCGCAGCGCGTCGCCGCGGTCGAGGCTCGTGCTCTGGGCGCGGACGCGGCCTGGGCGAGCACGCCCACGGACGAGGCCGCTGTCGAGCGGGTCGTCCGGCCGCGGCGCGCGCCCCTCCGCAGTCTTCCGCTGCCCGCGCGGCTGCTCGGGCTGA is from Leifsonia sp. 466MF and encodes:
- a CDS encoding AAA family ATPase — translated: MPADHRTASTTASTSAASQSMPVDEVARLGAAVLDRVGSVVVGMREPLRIAFATILAGGHVLFEDVPGLGKTLAARSIAAAVGLDFRRLQCTPDLLPSDITGSFVYVPSSGDFEFRPGPVFTGLFLADEINRTSPKTQSALLEAMAEGQVSVEGRSFPLPSPFHVVATANPIESEGTYALPEAQLDRFMVRLGVGYPDEAGESRVLLSRVARRHEVATVEAVIDAATLAAMQAGVEAVDVDADIAAYCVRLAAATRRHRSVEVGASPRGSQGLLLVARALAVLDGRDFVIPDDVKAVAVPVLAHRLTLTVQAWTGGVRAEQVVLEVVNTVPGPPAVGTAQRAGAEASA